A genome region from Streptomyces sp. NBC_01296 includes the following:
- a CDS encoding transketolase, with product MTQASADTGFRYEDLSRLMALMTGAEKHGPAATSTLDVLWVLYDRVLRVGPASAEEPGRDRFLLSKGHGPMAYYAVLAAKGFFPVDWLSGFGSYESPLGHHPDRTLIPGVEIGSGSLGHGLPLAVGSALGLQAQGLDESAVWVLIGDAELDEGSNHEALAYAGAAGLEQLHTVVIDNDSATHGWHGGIASRFEAAGWSAVTVDGRDHAALHAAFTTPHPGRPHAVIARVEKKQ from the coding sequence ATGACACAGGCAAGCGCGGACACGGGGTTCCGCTACGAGGATCTGAGCCGGCTCATGGCGCTCATGACCGGGGCCGAGAAGCACGGGCCCGCCGCCACCTCCACCCTTGACGTGCTCTGGGTGCTCTACGACCGGGTGCTGCGCGTCGGGCCGGCGAGCGCCGAGGAGCCCGGGCGGGACCGGTTCCTGCTCTCCAAGGGGCACGGGCCGATGGCGTACTACGCCGTGCTCGCCGCCAAGGGGTTCTTCCCGGTGGACTGGCTGAGCGGCTTCGGCTCGTACGAGTCCCCCCTCGGCCACCACCCGGACCGCACCCTGATCCCCGGAGTGGAGATCGGCAGCGGCTCGCTCGGACACGGGCTGCCGCTCGCCGTCGGCAGTGCGCTCGGGCTGCAGGCGCAGGGGCTGGACGAGTCGGCGGTGTGGGTGCTGATCGGGGACGCCGAGCTCGACGAGGGCAGCAACCACGAGGCCCTCGCGTACGCCGGGGCGGCCGGGCTGGAGCAGCTGCACACGGTGGTGATCGACAACGACTCCGCGACCCACGGCTGGCACGGCGGGATCGCCTCCCGCTTCGAGGCGGCCGGCTGGTCGGCCGTGACCGTCGACGGCCGGGACCACGCGGCGCTGCACGCCGCCTTCACCACACCGCATCCGGGCCGGCCGCACGCCGTCATCGCCCGTGTCGAGAAGAAGCAGTAG
- a CDS encoding transketolase family protein, whose protein sequence is MDTMRERFVSVTSRALDEDPRLALVLAEITMDGFRPDRQRHPNRVINVGIREQLLVGVGGGLALTGLRPIMHTFASFLVERPFEQVKLDFGHQGTGGVLVSASASYDWPAGGFTHMAPGDVALMDTLDGWTVHVPGHPDEAEALLRHAYAAGDDKVYVRLSQQSNAAARPVGGLRLRTVREGSAEAGVVVAVGPLLDNVLAATAGLDVTVLYATTVRPFDDAALREAVGRATTDVVLVEPYLAGTSTAAAAQALSEVPHRVLGLGVGRAELRRYGTIEEHTAAHGLDPHSLRERISAFLR, encoded by the coding sequence ATGGACACCATGCGGGAGCGGTTCGTCTCCGTCACATCGCGCGCGCTCGACGAGGATCCTCGGCTTGCGCTCGTGCTCGCCGAGATCACCATGGACGGGTTCCGGCCCGACCGGCAGCGCCACCCGAACCGGGTGATCAACGTCGGGATCAGGGAGCAGCTGCTCGTCGGAGTCGGCGGCGGGCTGGCCCTCACCGGGCTGCGGCCGATCATGCACACCTTCGCCAGCTTCCTGGTGGAGCGGCCGTTCGAGCAGGTCAAGCTGGACTTCGGGCACCAGGGCACCGGCGGGGTGCTGGTCAGCGCGAGCGCCAGCTACGACTGGCCGGCCGGCGGGTTCACGCACATGGCGCCGGGTGACGTGGCCCTGATGGACACCCTCGACGGCTGGACCGTCCACGTGCCGGGGCACCCGGACGAGGCCGAGGCGCTGCTGCGCCACGCGTACGCCGCCGGGGACGACAAGGTGTACGTCCGGCTCTCCCAGCAGTCGAACGCCGCCGCGCGCCCGGTGGGCGGCCTGCGCTTGCGGACCGTACGGGAGGGCAGCGCCGAAGCCGGTGTCGTCGTCGCGGTCGGCCCGCTGCTGGACAACGTCCTCGCCGCGACGGCGGGCCTGGACGTGACCGTGCTGTACGCCACCACCGTGCGGCCCTTCGACGACGCGGCTCTGCGCGAGGCCGTCGGCCGCGCCACGACCGACGTGGTCCTCGTCGAGCCGTACCTGGCCGGCACCTCCACCGCGGCCGCGGCCCAGGCCCTCTCGGAGGTCCCGCACCGGGTCCTCGGCCTCGGCGTCGGGCGCGCCGAGCTCCGGCGCTACGGCACGATCGAGGAGCACACCGCCGCGCACGGCCTGGACCCGCACTCCCTCCGCGAGCGGATCAGCGCCTTCCTGCGGTGA
- a CDS encoding MmcQ/YjbR family DNA-binding protein: MAVTAEDVRTTALSLPDSSEKLAWGMPTFRVGGKIFAALGEDDASIGVKCPKEDRAELIAAEPEKFFVRAGHDDNYAWLRVRLAALEGAAELRAILVDSWFQAAPKRLAAAHPELAGN, translated from the coding sequence ATGGCCGTGACCGCCGAGGACGTCCGTACGACCGCGCTGTCGCTCCCCGACAGCAGCGAGAAGCTCGCCTGGGGCATGCCCACGTTCCGGGTGGGCGGGAAGATATTCGCCGCCCTCGGCGAGGACGACGCCTCGATCGGGGTGAAGTGCCCGAAGGAGGACCGCGCGGAGCTGATCGCCGCCGAGCCGGAGAAGTTCTTCGTCCGGGCAGGCCACGACGACAACTACGCCTGGCTCCGCGTCCGCCTGGCGGCGCTGGAGGGCGCCGCCGAGCTGCGCGCGATCCTGGTCGACTCCTGGTTCCAGGCGGCCCCCAAACGCCTGGCCGCTGCCCATCCGGAACTGGCGGGGAACTGA